A stretch of DNA from Anopheles nili chromosome 2, idAnoNiliSN_F5_01, whole genome shotgun sequence:
CTTTTGGTGGGGGCAAACTTGCACCGTGTTCGTTTGGCCATTTCCGTCCGATGCCCGCTTGTTTCGGGAGTGTTTGCTCCTTTTGGCTCCCTTTGGCTGCCTTCCCTGAACTGGccgctttttcttcgtttgttgCCCGGTTTGTGGACCGGTCGAGTTGCAATTGCGATGGTTTGCAACCGATTTGGTGCTTGTAACACGTGGCTCTCGCTCGATTTCCCGCCCATTGCCACCCACGGTAGGAGGTGtctgaaatgcaaacaaactttGCCGAGTTTTCAAGAAGCGATCCTCAGCTGCTCTCCGCTCGAGGCATCCTTTTCTTGGCGCACTCGGAGACTGATTggggagggcgaaaaaaatttGCCAACCCATCATGTCCGCTTAGTTTTTCGAGTGAGCTACACTACTCGTGGTAAGGGTTGTTTTTGGGTGGAgagttccgtttttttctggtggcattttccgacccgaACACCATCTTACCGGTGCACCACGACCGGTGGATATTTTTGGTACAGTGGGCACGTTAAAAACGGAATAAGATGGATGAGCATAACTTCCAGCTCAGGCTGGAGTGCGGGAAAGTCGCAAAAGtcttcaacaatttatcgATACTCCATcggccagagagagagagagagagcgagagaaagagtgggTACCGTGCGAGAAAGATAACGACAAAATGCACTGGAACAGTACGTATCGATTATGGTGGACCACACTGGTAGTACTGGTTGATGGgagagaaagttttcccaaccacccgaCGAGATGGGTGTGAGTGTGGTGCCAATGCTTGTAACGCTTTTCCTACCACACCCCAAACGCCCCCGACAAACGAGCTCAACAAGATAAATGGATGCACCGTGCAAGATGCAGTCGAGCGTGTAAGaggatgcccttttttgtctAGATAGTACCCATGCCGGCGGGCAGTGATGGAGTCTCCCTTTTCTCGGAGTGTTGTTCCCATTTTCTCGGCGCTACTAAACTTCGGCATGTGCAGTGGGCCACAACAACTGCACCAGTGACGCCTAGCACACCTCGAGGAGGGAGTGTGTTTCGATCAAATTTCGATTAAGTTGGCATTTTCCATTATTAcacgatttttttgttgctccctGTCTCGTGCTTCACACTGTAAACAATTTCCTCGGTTCGTTGGTCACTTTGAGCCGATGATTGGTGTCTGTTGCAAGTACGCATCACGCaaaaaccccattgaagccaGCGTGATGGAAAGAGGATCGTTTGAGGGTGGTTTGGGAGTTTAAAGTCCTCTCGTTGAGTCCCAGAATTCGTtttaaagagagagagagagagagtgaaccaTGCGTTACAAAGGATGCGTTCAAAGGTAATGCATTTCGATCAAATACTGAATGCTTCTTGGCCGTATGACAGGGAAAGTCCTAGCAGAAAAACGGACCAAGCAAAATAATCGACATCGGGTGCCAGCGTTGTGCTGTTAGTTAATTGAAATTGCTTCACAAGTTATTCGTTTTTccagtgcatcctcgattcgACGGGTCATACGATTGCTTCGAGCGTTCTAGCACCCGCTTGTTGAACAGCACGATCAAATTTAACTAATGGAACCGCGTTCGCGGAAGCAGCATAGTGCGTTCAACCGACAAAGGCCATCTTCGAATGAAATGGCACCAACTGCAGCGTGTAAAGCTGAATTAATGCGAAACGTACGCGCATGCCGCTCGGATCACCGATCATGTTGGATTGAATCACAAATCTGCTCGAATCCGGCCACGGATCATCGTCGATTGAACAATGCCGATGATGGATGCGCTTTCCCGTCTGTTGTCTGTCGAGTTCGTCGAATGCATCACAAACCGCGGATGAGATGTTATGTTGCTTCCCGCAAATCCGAGTCCTGTCCCCATTATTCCCAACAGCACGTTACACCGGAATTCCGACTCCACTCGGTCTGAGGACATCACCGCGTATAGCGCCGCGGGGTGAAATTTCCGCGTGGAATTCATCTCGGGGAAATGAAGCCAACCCAATTTAGCGTCAAGTAGCCCACAAACCCATCAAAACTGGTCCGGATGTTTCCTCCCAGATGGCGCTTCTTTCCGGGCATCAATTTGCACCCATTTCCCCGGAAGGAAGCAGCCCGGTTTGTCGGGAAATTTCCCCGGCTAAGGACGTGGAGAACAATCGGTGGAACTCGTGGCGGAATTTCCGTCCTCGTCCAAGGAGGTCCCTCTTTTGCGATGATACTCACCCATCCGGAAGCCCGCCAGTACAGTGCGTCTCGAACTTGTCGTCCATCGAGGTCGCATAGTGGTCGGGTTTGTGGTGACCGTGATGcgcgtggtgatgatgatgcccaTGGTGCTGATGTTGGTGGCCCGTTTCGTCCGGTCCAGGTTCGCCTACACCCGGTCGGGATGGGCTACCGTAGTCGTAGTGCTGCCGCACCGGAAACATGTGACTTTCGGGCATGTAAGTACCGTATTGGGTGCTAAAGGACCCGTACGGGCTGACGGCCGGCGACAGCAGGTTGATATGTGGCCCGAGCTCGTACGGTGCCTGATAGGTGGACCAACTGTCGACGCTGCCCGGTGGTGTGACCGTGGCGGTTTGCGGGAACTGGCTAAAGGACGAACCGATCGGGCCATTCATCGGTGCCGATGGGCTGTTGTTGCCAAGGTACGCCGACTTCCGAGGTGGTTCGCGCTTGCGCCATTTTGCCCGACGGTTCTaaaggaaagccaaaaaagCGTGGCTAAGTCATCGGAAAAGAGTGGGGAAAACCCGTGAAAAGCCACACGGTTCTTACCTGGAACCAAACTTGTACACGCGACTCGCTCAGGTTCAGCTTCAGCGCTAACTCCTCGCGAGCGAACACATCCGGATAAGGCGCCCGTTCGAAGGCGTGCTCAAGCTCCTCAAGCTGGTACGCGGTGAAGGTCGTCCTGTAACGAAACACCAATGTAAGACGAAACCGTTCGTAAAATCAGCTTCAATATTGCTCCATTGGGACCGATCTCCTAATGAAGTTGTGCTGTGGGAATGCTTTCCAGAAacaaagtacaaaaaaaaatctcgggAAAATCTCGGAAAATGTAATCACCATCCCAGCAGGACGTGCTACGTTGGTAGAACGCTCTCTTCACACACAAGAGTCCACAATCGACCTGCAAAAGGGCAGCCTGCCAACGGAACAAACGTATGTTGACCTCCCGTTTAGGAAACAATCCGAGCTTTTAAGCCGGTTGCGAACagaaacggcaaacggcacTCGATGCTTATTTACTTATTGCAGCCGACAGGCAAATTGTGCAGGAACCCGAACCGGAGATGTCCTTTTGCGCACCGGTCACACCAGAAATCATATGCAGCTTCTTGCTCGAGTGCAGCCGACCTTCGGACCCTTGTGCAAGGATTTTCACAGCTTCCGGTGGAGCTTGCTGAAGAAAGAATACATCTTTCCCTCTCGTGTTTCGATCATTACGAAACATGCGGTAGAACGGTCGAGCGTGCATTCGGGTGGTGAGATCGGATGCTACTATGCCCAACTTTCGAACCGAAAGACTTTCCATTCCACTGCAAATGCGACCATGTTGCTAATGAATACAAATGTTAGCCGATGCCTTCGTTTCCCGTGCCTGGGACGACGTGAGGGCGCAAATTAGTCCCGTCCGGTAATGCGTGCGTACCGGCCCATTGTCCCAAGCACTCGAACCATCCTCCCGAACACAACCAAAACGTTCTTTATGGCCACTGCAAGGCACAGGGATTTGGTGCCTGAGTCGTGTATGAAATTTTTATTGTTCTGCACCGGGTTTTCTCCGACCCGGGCACGTCTCAAGACTGGCCAGTGCACATGGTTTTAGGCTCCGGCTCGAGACCCACGACGGTGCCCTAATTAGATTGACTGTCTGTGATGCACGGTTCTCCGCCTCATGCACGGTCCTCCGGAAGTACTCGCCCAGCCCCGCGTGCAGTCGTCCGTTCGGGCGCCGGAAAATTTCATAAACACCATTAGGATCGATTGTGGCGTGGTCTGATTTTAGCCCATTGTTAATTGGCCGATTCCGGTGGCCAGCTTGTGCAAGGAGTGATCTCTCGGCTGTTGGCCCCCTTTGACTTTTGCCTGAACTTTTGCGCACAATTACCTTTCATTAGGACGGCATGGATTACAAATTGAGCACCCGGGAATGGGGGGCCCCGAAATTCGCCCGGTTCGAGATTCGATTAGCACAAGGACGAAACGGACCCGGTCATTGAGAagtggcacacacacaaacatgcacacacacacactaagcTCTCTCACTCGAGATGGCGCACACTGACTGTAACTTTTCGGTAATGTGTGTTTATGGTACGGCTTGACAATCTGCCGGGTTAGTGGAGAATTGGCAAACGGCACGAGCGGGCGACATATTTGCGCATGTTTGTTGGGCAAATATTTGGCGAAACTCGCTTCCGCAACCGGCTGCGTTTTTCGGGCCGCAAGGTGAAGAGCCGCCGGAAAGATTGAtccgaataaataaatctgACCCTCCCACTCGACTCCCGCATCGCCTCATCGCCTCATCGGAACCTCAAGGGTCCATCAGGCCGGGTTGAAGGTATGCAGGGAAAGTTTGGGtcgggaaaaaaaccaaaacacgtCTAAACATTCCACCGCACCGGCAGCCGACCCGAAGCGGATAAATAACTTACACTTAATCAAGGTTCACGAAAATGGCAAGGAAAGGTGCAAAGGTGCCCTTTGTGCGCTGTATGTATGaggggcaacaaaaaagggaagagagaaaaaacacgcacccgtTCTTTTCTCAAGCGTGTTCGTGCTGGATGggggagtttcttttttcttttcattttattttattcccctCCCGAGCGAGGTTGCGCCAGGAATTCGATCTGCAAGCACCCGAACCGATGGGGTTGCTTTTGTACTGGGGTTGGCAAGGACCCCCAAAAGGATGCTCGGTGGCTCCGGCGGCGACGGTAAAAGGTTGAGCTTGCAGAAAAATGGGATATCGGACGAATTACTTCATTGTAAGATGATGATTACAAGGTTGTTGTACCGTTGAGTGGATACAATgcggtttcggttcggtttcggtccCTTACACGTACGTGTTGTATAGGCTGGCTAGGGGGTGGTCAATTTAATCTGATAAGAGCGGACAAATAAAGAAAAGTGGTCGTGGTGCGATGACTAGAAAAGACCGATGGGGCTCAAAGGACGAGCCGCAATTTGTAACCTGTGGTAAGATAGCTTCGGTAAAGGAAAGCGaacgcctgctgctgctgagatCGAATGGGGTGCCTTTTCTGGGAAGCATGCAAATTAATTCGTTCCACAGGGTGGCTGATCGTCCTTTTCATCGCAACGAGGATGTTTCATCGTTgtgaaaaataacataaacaaCACTGTTTACACTTATGACAggcaaagcgacacttcgttaagtatacgccgtcatttagtgagtgccaggagccctcaaattacggcgctcaagcactcacaatgcaccaggggctataaataccactagcgaataataaatcgctctcttctgctaaaaaatcttaaaacgacttcaggtaaataaccaagccacatccgaaatccgtaagTTTGTACAAACACCTTTTATGCATCTCATTCACAGATCAACATCGAGCCCCGCAGATCGATTGACCttttaatcgttttttttaaaggaaaTTACGTTTAAATTTGCTCTACTTTTCGGGTTTAAACGTTCGTACAGCACACCGCTCCCATGAGCAGAGAAACTCGAAGCCAACGCAGCTCCTAATGTGCAGCAATGATAAATCACAATCCGATGGGTGAGCTACGCCTGCCTGAATCAGACATCAGCGAGAACTCAAATCGAGGCAAAATTAATGGCATACCATCGTGTAGTTGCACAAAACCCGTCACAGCCGTCTGCCCTGAAATGTCGATCCATTTCCATTCGACTGTCTGCCCGTCGGTGGTGCGTTGTTGGTTTTGCCACACGTCTGCTTCGGTTCGCTAATAGCCAACAACAGGAACTGGTGCGTTTGAGCGATTCCCATGCAGTCATTGAAAATCGTTCCTCACTCGACAGCTGACGATGACGAATGTCGATCAATCGCTTCCCTCTGGAGACGAGTTACGCGTTGATGCCATGGGGCCACGGGGCCATGGGGATGCAAATTGGGAGGTCATTTTTAAAACGATCACCACCCAAAAGCAGATACCTGATGGTGAGTCCATCCGCGGCAGGTCGTTGACCAAAAATTCAGCTTCAATCCAACCCAACCGGGCTTCATTAAACATTAAGCCCCACAAATaggtttgcttttcttgccCACAAACAGGAAAGCTCGGCACCATCAATTCCTAATCAGCCCTCCCACACCGGCTGACTAATTCGCTCACctggttttcttcttcttgatcCCGTTCGGGTCGGACTtctttttgtcgcttttcttcccattACCGGCACCGTCTAGCGGCGTGGTGGTCGTAGGCGTCGACGAACCGGACGCCCCGTTCATATCGTCGCTTTTCCGTGGTTTCCCAGGACCTGCGCCTACCGCCATCACGACGCCCACCCCACCCTGCCCACCATTTAGCATCCCCGAAGGATCGAGCATGGTGGCACCGGGTGGCCCAGACGCTACCGGACCCTGCGGCGGTCCGGGATGCTGGAACATGGCGATCGTCGTCTCGTAGTCGAGCTTTCCGCCGGCAGGCCCGCCGGCACCATAGTCGAGGGTCTTCGGACCATTCggcgaggacgaggacgacgtgGAGTAGTCCAACCGCCCGTTCCCGTTGTAATCTAGGGTTTTAATGAACTCTACTTTATTCGGATTATCGTGGGCGGTGGGCAGCGCGGTGTAATATTCCAGCTTACAGTTGACGTATTCGAGCGGCTTGTTGCCTGCCGGGTGTTGGCCCGTTTGCTGGTGTTGGGCATGTCCGGAAGGAGGTGAGTAGGAAGCCGGCCCGTCCAGCTTGCCGTTGGCCAGATGGTGATACTCCACCTTGCTGAGGTTGGTGTAGTCGATGGTTTTGTAGCTGGGAGAGCCCGCCACCGACAGGATGCTGTTCACCTCGGGCAACCGCTGATGGCCACCACCATCATGGGTCGGTGAGTGGCCCAGTCCCATCATCACCTGCAGATTGCCGTGGCCAGTCGCCGATACGACCGCTCCAGTCGACGAACCGGCGTGGATGGGCTTTGCGCCACCGGCCAACGTACCGAGCGTGTCACTCGTAAAGTCACCAAACAGCTGCTCATCGAAGGTGGACGGTTCCATCGTGGAGCTTTCAATGGATTTCAATTAACCACCGCAGGACACTGCGCCCACGAGTTAGCCACGAGTCCATAAATTACGCCGCGGGCACAAGGATACTCTCGGTTTGGTCGTGGTCGGGTCGAATTGGGCACTCCTTTTCACAGTGACAGCCACGTTCCACACATGGTTCGCAAACACAACACCACACTACCGCATGATAAACCGTCTAAGGACCTCCTCTGGACTGGATTTGGATCGTCAGTCACGATCGTCTCACGCCTCGACAATAAGACAAACCACGTTCACGGTCACGAACGGGCACGCACAACCCGGAAATAGCACCGCACACACGTATCACACCCTTCGCGAAAAGGACACTCCGGGCAGGATTAGACTGTTCGGGTTGCAGCAACCATCGATCGCAACCAGCGTGACGTCGTCGGCGGTGGCTCCAAAACACACGCTAACACACACCGACCGGTCGGGTCGGATGCAAAATTATCAATGAATTAAATATTGCGCTTCATCAGCTTTTTATACTCAATTAAGATCAATCAAGCAGGCTCCGCCCTGCAGCGTGACGCCGCCGATCACGGGCGGCCATTTTTCGCCGTCAAACGCGTAGGCTGGGCGGAGCTACGCACGAAAGCACCCTTATGCGGGTCGCTGAGTCACTTGCGCCAGCCGCTTTGCGCACGCATGAGGGTcacgtgtgtgcgagcgtgtcATGTGGCgtaatgtatgtgtgtgccctGACCGGCTCATATGCCTTGCCGTGGTATGTCCTTGCGTTCTTGCGTTTCTTGCGTTTCTTGCGTGGTTTTTACGCGAAACATACGGGCTACGCAAACGCATACCGGTAGGGGTGGCGTGAGCCCTTACTGAGTCGCGTTCCCTTACCACGAGGGTGACTTATGGGAAGTGAGCGTAAGTCTGTGCCCGCTCGTGGTTGACTTTTCCCACAGACACGCGATCGTCGGATTTTGGGCTTCGTACGGGCACgggttttgtctttttgtgcGGGTGATTTGCTGGGGATTTTCCTGTGACCCAACTGGACCTGAGTTAGTAAGGGCTGCATGCCCTTAGACGCACGGGACGGGACACTCTCGAATCGAAATCgacaacagactgaccgatggtggcgatggtCGGTTTTTTGCCCTGTGGGAGATTTTATCGACCGGAACTGACCCTCGAAATCGGGAAAAACCCTAAGGGCGTGTGGCGTAAAATGTTCCCGCGTACGCTTTATGCGAGGGTGCGAGTGTGTTGTCTTTCGCGTTACATTAACGGGGTTGGCCATATGGGTGGAATGGCTTTCACCTGCCAGTGGACGTGGGCGCCCGCTTGCGAGTTTCCACGAACCGAGCTGTGGgaggtttattttctttgtcaCCCAAAATTCCGCTCGACAAGCAAAGATACATTCCAATTACCATGATTGGATGATTTACGCCATCGCCGCTCGCAAAAACCGCTACCCGCGAGATCAACGCGTTCGCTCAAAGATCAAGCGTGTTTTATCGAGCGGAAACACTCACAcgcagcgaaagaaaaaatccacccccacccaaaaacaaCGCCCCACGGGCACGGGGAATGTGCAAATTTGGCAAAGCTGTGTTTGGATTTGAGGGTTTCTGGTGGCTCTCGCGTAGAGTAAACAATCGATTAGCGGATGGTTCATTTGCCACCGGCAGAAGATACTGGGTTCTGGCACCAAAAGGCCAACCATAAAGCACTGGCAATTAGGTGGCTTACCAAAGCGCCTCCGGAGGCGTTCGATGCCGCGGATGAGCGAGCTCGAGCGCTGGAAAGTGCATAAATTTGGTGGCCAACAACATGTCTTTACTGGGCCGGCGGGGGTACGTAAATTTCCTTGCGCCTGCTCGCTGCCGGCATAAATTAGGGCGcagggtgagttttcccgggTCGGCAAGCCACGTTGGTGTCTCTTCGCAATTGCCAGAGCTACGCTGGGGGGATTCGATAAACACTTTCCAACAGGCAGCAGCACAGGAAATCCCAACGTACCGCGCGATCGCGTGGCTGGAAAACTGggaaataacaacaataataaagggaccaaagagagagagagagagagagagagagagagagagagagagagcgagagagagagagagagatgccgGTTGGAAATCAATAAAAGCGGCAATAAAATCAGACATATATTTATTTCCAACCAAAGTGGGATTATTTGCCCGCCCGGTTTTGGGGATGATTTTCCGACCTGCTCGCGAATCCCGCGCACGAAAGCAATTTGTCCGTCGCAAGCGTTTTGCCCTTCGCGTGGCGTAGGATTTGGCTCTCGATTACCGGTACGGGGTTGGGCTCCCGTACTCAATTCACCCCCATGCCCTCGAGggtgctgcgtgtgtgtgtggtgtgcgaATTTGTGCGACGCGCCCCGAGCCAGAGCTCAGCGATCGTCATCACGCGGCGATGATGATTTTCGACGAAGTGAAGCGAAACGTGGCCGGATTTGGTCGAGAACGGGAGCCTTGGGAGCGAAGGGAATGATAAATACAATGTTATTGTTTGCTCGCACTGACAGCATCGTTTGTTAGCGAAGTGCACGAGCGTGTTTCCGGTGGCGGCGGTCGGTGGTTTGAAGGGCGCGAAATTTAATTGGCAGAGCGTTGGTTCGAGCGCCCTCGGCAGCATCACGCTTGTAAGGGTTGGTTTGGTTCGCGTGGGGAAGGATTACCATACTAAGAATCGATTTATTAGCGACCCGTCTTGTTGCGCATGCATGCGGTGTGGGAGAGATAAACTTCAGAATGCTGGTGAATCGGCGCGAGAGTGCTTTCGTCAGcgttgtgccatttttcacatttttgtacattttgttATGGATTTGTTTAATGTTCTTCAACATGCGCCAGCAGTACGATATCTCACGGTATGTGGAAGCTTTTGTGAACCGTCCTGAAGCAGTGAAAAAAGCTTCACGAGGAGTTTGAaagctttgttttttattttcactcctAACCTTACGTCACAATACATTTCAAAGGTGCTAAACTTCAAACGGTAAGCGTTGGTGTACATTTCAGCACCACTTACTCGGCTTGACGCTTTATGACGCTTAGCGTCCTTTTTGCTTGACCTTTTGGCCGGAGCTACATATTCCAGGATCCATTCAAGTACGGGCGCTACCACTCCATCCTTGTTCTATTATCCTCGAGGTTGTGAGCGGAAttaaagcgcaaaaaaaagagcgcttTTACAAGTGCAGGAAATATTGTTTCATCATTACGCATTTTCGCCTTTTTCcacataaacacaaaaaaaaaacaacaaataaacgaacgagaaaagtCCTCCGATTCTCTCGGTTCAGCGGCTGGTCCCAGGCGCACTGGCACCGCTGGAAATTCGCGTGGGTGCACCAAACGCGACGTGTCCAGGTAACGGAGCCTGAATGGCAGGAACTTCAACAGCCAAGTGGTGCCAGTGGGAGATTT
This window harbors:
- the LOC128731720 gene encoding homeobox protein aristaless is translated as MEPSTFDEQLFGDFTSDTLGTLAGGAKPIHAGSSTGAVVSATGHGNLQVMMGLGHSPTHDGGGHQRLPEVNSILSVAGSPSYKTIDYTNLSKVEYHHLANGKLDGPASYSPPSGHAQHQQTGQHPAGNKPLEYVNCKLEYYTALPTAHDNPNKVEFIKTLDYNGNGRLDYSTSSSSSPNGPKTLDYGAGGPAGGKLDYETTIAMFQHPGPPQGPVASGPPGATMLDPSGMLNGGQGGVGVVMAVGAGPGKPRKSDDMNGASGSSTPTTTTPLDGAGNGKKSDKKKSDPNGIKKKKTRTTFTAYQLEELEHAFERAPYPDVFAREELALKLNLSESRVQVWFQNRRAKWRKREPPRKSAYLGNNSPSAPMNGPIGSSFSQFPQTATVTPPGSVDSWSTYQAPYELGPHINLLSPAVSPYGSFSTQYGTYMPESHMFPVRQHYDYGSPSRPGVGEPGPDETGHQHQHHGHHHHHAHHGHHKPDHYATSMDDKFETHCTGGLPDGLTNGKYVDDTKYIHGVDVHHYPDTDPKYGNCHQLDDPSMKAHYGPPQPPQQAQAPPSQQQQQQQQQQPQQGQCQSVGVDDPDTLGMVKAEESVTHSYVLPSFLP